The Amblyomma americanum isolate KBUSLIRL-KWMA chromosome 6, ASM5285725v1, whole genome shotgun sequence genome has a window encoding:
- the LOC144095277 gene encoding facilitated trehalose transporter Tret1-like has protein sequence MALPEGRMAWNIVYRAAEPNNSPPINVGVPLWWLGSRKTMLVCSVGLAASWLVLAASTNIVVLFVARVSCGAWLGLTTIGVSLYVAEVAPVEKRALYTGLAEAATSAGIFACYVLSALSWRIQAAVWSVVPLGLLGAQRFLVESPRWLLFWGRVHDADTAATRLYGYDLPPELKRRKSQDDSVKAPVSHLCACLVLHVVQGCTCAHLFLYQGTQIMEALVADLAAPAAAAIVTFLHAAFVALFASFTSVTGRRRLLGVSALLVALCFCVFQPFEHLVFRQWSAGSRVAVTSWRAVYSVNLLVLSYSVGLCHIPGLLTAELCSGPGLLNHAGASVAWSLRWLLAFLLLRYDRMLMEFAQRENVPLVVAVTMALLTGDLVVFLPETEHRTLAAIEHGR, from the exons CAACTCCCCACCCATCAATGTAGGCGTTCCACTGTGGTGGCTGGGCAGCCGCAAGACGATGCTGGTGTGCTCCGTGGGACTGGCCGCCTCGTGGCTGGTGCTGGCTGCGTCCACCAACATCGTGGTTCTCTTCGTGGCCAGGGTGTCGTGCGGCGCATGGCTCGGCCTCACCACCATCGGCGTCAGCCTCTACGTGGCCGAGGTGGCGCCCGTCGAGAAAAGGGCCCTCTACACGGGACTCGCCGAG GCCGCCACCAGCGCAGGGATCTTTGCGTGCTACGTGCTGAGCGCCCTCTCGTGGCGCATTCAAGCGGCGGTGTGGTCCGTGGTGCCCCTGGGCCTTCTGGGCGCGCAGCGGTTCCTGGTGGAGAGCCCACGCTGGCTCCTCTTCTGGGGCCGTGTCCACGACGCAGACACGGCAGCCACACGCCTCTACGGCTACGACCTGCCGCCGGAGCTGAAGCGCCGGAAGAGCCAGGACGACAGCGTCAAGGCGCCGGTGTC GCACCTGTGCGCCTGCCTGGTGCTCCACGTGGTGCAGGGGTGTACGTGCGCGCACCTCTTCCTCTACCAGGGCACCCAGATCATGGAAGCCCTGGTGGCCGATCTGGCCGCGCCCGCGGCGGCCGCCATTGTCACGTTCTTGCACGCCGCCTTCGTGGCACTGTTCGCCTCCTTTACGAGCGTCACAGGTCGCAGGCGCCTACTGGGTGTATCCGCGTTGCTGGTGGCCCTCTGCTTCTGCGTCTTCCAGCCCTTCGAGCACCTCGTTTTCAG GCAGTGGTCAGCGGGAAGCCGAGTGGCCGTGACGAGCTGGCGCGCCGTGTACTCGGTGAACCTGTTGGTGCTCAGCTATTCGGTCGGCCTGTGCCACATTCCGGGGCTGCTCACGGCTGAGCTGTGCTCTGGCCCCGGCCTCCTGAACCACGCGGGCGCTTCCGTCGCCTGGAGCCTGCGCTGGCTGCTCGCCTTTCTCCTGCTGCGCTACGACCGCATGCTGATGGAGTTTGCGCAAAGGGAGAACGTGCCGCTTGTGGTGGCCGTCACCATGGCGCTTCTTACCGGCGACCTGGTAGTGTTCTTGCCAGAGACCGAGCACCGCACACTGGCTGCCATCGAGCACGGCCGCTGA
- the LOC144095275 gene encoding cytochrome P450 3A8-like, translating to MIFAWPVLAWMSLPILLWVAFYMYSSRHRHYWRNQGIPYEEFSILSMATSPYHKESFPGERDLQLLKRRGRVYGTFEGSMPALCVSDPALIKDIFIKNFASISSTSAGEFFDPVLDNMLSLCPFEVWRRIRPLLLPAFATRNLRKMNGILQECARKTAQRLINFADTDECVDADNVFGHYTAEIIARCAFGVDVDYFEMDEFVKRTLSTKRAAPLRKAITRKNW from the exons ATGATTTTCGCGTGGCCCGTCTTGGCGTGGATGTCGCTTCCCATTCTGCTGTGGGTGGCATTCTACAT GTATTCTTCGCGACACAGACATTACTGGAGAAATCAGGGTATTCCTTATGAAGAATTTTCTATTTTATCTATGGCCACAAGCCCCTATCACAAAGAG TCATTTCCTGGGGAAAGAGACTTACAACTCTTAAAGAGGCGCGGAAGAGTGTATGG taCGTTTGAAGGCAGCATGCCGGCTCTTTGCGTTAGCGACCCAGCACTTATCAAGGACATATTcatcaagaatttcgcctccatctcgTCAACGTCA GCTGGTGAATTCTTTGATCCTGTGTTGGACAATATGCTCAGCCTGTGCCCGTTCGAAGTCTGGCGTAGaattcgtccactgctgctcccaGCTTTCGCGACCAGAAACTTGCGAAAG ATGAACGGCATTCTGCAAGAATGTGCGCGGAAAACAGCTCAGCGTTTGATAAACTTCGCAGACACGGATGAATGCGTTGATGCTGACAA TGTTTTCGGCCACTACACGGCGGAAATTATTGCGCGATGCGCGTTCGGAGTCGATGTGGACTACTTTGAGATGGACGAGTTTGTGAAGCGGACACTGTCAACGAAGAGAGCAGCACCACTGCGGAAAGCAATTACACGTAAGAATTGGTGA
- the LOC144094719 gene encoding cytochrome P450 3A19-like has product MTVFFLKEEFSSQERTDLLQVALETLTVVLEGHDSATAGHKRCQDIPSEQREEYLKRGVTAEEMMSQCALYLIAGTETPVTPLTVAASYLAKNPGIQARLKDEIDSCFTETDTEPSFEEINKLTYLNAVISEALRIHPPIARLERCVVEDITLVEQGIQLRKGMPVFVPLHALHHDPEFFPEPECFNPERFLKEDNDSILRYSYLPFGAGPRACIAMRFALCAMKVCLLQAVRNVEFVDPEKFSPKCRSESSEDELTELSFKVRRRMP; this is encoded by the exons ATGaccgttttttttcttaaagagGAGTTCTCTTCGCAGGAACGGACGGATCTGCTACAAGTCGCTTTGGAAACCCTCACAGTCGTTCTCGAAGGGCATGATTCAGCCACTGCCGGTCACAAACGCTGCCAAGACATCCCCTCGGAACAAAGGGAGGAATATTTAAAAAGAG GTGTCACTGCAGAGGAGATGATGTCTCAGTGCGCCCTGTACCTAATTGCGGGCACTGAGACGCCCGTCACACCCTTGACTGTGGCGGCCAGCTACCTGGCTAAGAATCCTGGAATTCAAGCCAGGCTGAAGGACGAAATCGACAGCTGCTTCACAGAAACG GATACTGAACCAAGCTTTGAAGAAATTAACAAGCTTACTTACCTGAACGCTGTCATATCTGAAGCATTGCGAATTCACCCTCCAATTGCCAG ACTGGAACGCTGCGTGGTCGAGGACATCACCCTTGTCGAACAGGGCATCCAACTGCGCAAGGGCATGCCGGTGTTCGTCCCGCTCCACGCCTTACACCATGACCCGGAGTTCTTCCCAGAACCGGAATGTTTCAACCCAGAGAG gTTCTTGAAAGAAGACAACGACTCCATCTTGAGGTACTCGTACTTGCCATTCGGAGCCGGTCCTCGGGCCTGCATAGCCATGCGTTTTGCACTGTGCGCCATGAAGGTCTGCCTGCTTCAGGCCGTCCGAAACGTCGAATTCGTGGACCCTGAGAAG TTCTCGCCAAAATGCCGAAGCGAAAGTTCAGAAGACGAACTCACTGAGCTGTCTTTCAAAGTCAGGAGACGGATGCCCTGA